Proteins from a single region of Shinella zoogloeoides:
- a CDS encoding helix-turn-helix domain-containing protein, whose translation MMARADRNPVITTHMATYIHVRRRELGLSLEEVATRAGSSKAHIWALERRKSKNPTLWLILALCDALQCSLNALIGQDVSQPFYTEREMALIDAHRKIFRSEGASGNE comes from the coding sequence ATGATGGCCCGCGCTGACCGCAATCCCGTGATTACGACGCACATGGCGACCTATATCCATGTTCGTCGTCGCGAGCTTGGCTTGTCGCTCGAAGAAGTGGCCACGCGCGCCGGGTCGTCAAAGGCGCATATATGGGCGCTGGAGCGCCGGAAGTCGAAGAACCCTACGCTCTGGCTGATCCTTGCGCTCTGCGATGCGCTCCAGTGCAGCCTTAACGCGCTCATTGGCCAAGACGTTTCGCAGCCATTCTACACCGAACGCGAGATGGCGCTCATTGACGCGCACCGAAAAATCTTCCGATCAGAAGGAGCATCCGGCAATGAGTGA
- a CDS encoding DUF3164 family protein yields the protein MIAAVSPNSEFYHQGGNSPVQNSFERPSNMDTCIIAEPTTSRPTFEVQGKTYIEDIRGRLIPADQYEELSTPVGLVDINGRAHVQDAEGRWVDWSLVKAREQLQDEVVRKIIAFALDLSAQVSRFRRHTEGDLASIMSLLEQEYGVTLGGPGGNFMLRTFDDLMRVELKVGKFMEFGPEIHSAKALIDEYLRALTTDAIPELQTLVLGAFEVDKKGKLDRQKILDLRKYDITDDRWVRAMKAITDAERTVMVREYLHFKIRKTHKDEFRAITINLAKA from the coding sequence ATGATCGCGGCCGTCTCCCCCAATTCCGAATTCTACCACCAGGGCGGCAACTCGCCCGTTCAGAACAGCTTTGAAAGGCCTTCGAACATGGACACCTGCATTATTGCCGAGCCGACCACGAGCCGTCCCACCTTCGAGGTGCAGGGCAAAACCTACATCGAGGACATCCGCGGGCGCTTGATCCCGGCAGACCAGTACGAGGAACTCTCCACGCCGGTCGGTCTCGTCGACATCAACGGCCGGGCGCACGTCCAGGACGCCGAAGGCCGCTGGGTCGACTGGTCGCTCGTCAAGGCACGCGAGCAACTGCAGGACGAGGTGGTCCGCAAGATCATCGCCTTCGCGCTGGACCTGTCCGCCCAGGTCTCGCGCTTCCGTCGCCATACCGAGGGCGATCTGGCCTCGATCATGTCGCTGCTCGAACAGGAATATGGCGTCACGCTCGGCGGGCCGGGCGGCAACTTCATGCTGCGCACCTTCGACGACTTGATGCGCGTGGAGCTGAAGGTCGGTAAGTTCATGGAGTTCGGCCCCGAGATCCACAGCGCCAAGGCGCTTATCGACGAATACCTGCGCGCCCTGACCACCGACGCCATTCCCGAGCTGCAGACGCTCGTCCTGGGCGCGTTCGAGGTGGACAAGAAGGGCAAGCTCGACCGTCAGAAAATCCTCGACCTGCGGAAGTACGACATCACCGACGACCGCTGGGTGCGCGCCATGAAGGCGATCACCGACGCCGAGCGCACGGTCATGGTCCGCGAATACCTGCATTTCAAGATCAGGAAGACGCACAAGGACGAGTTCCGCGCCATCACGATCAATCTGGCAAAGGCGTGA
- a CDS encoding transcriptional regulator: MTIVPNARPVTDYLAKVNTAWGDTAPDWVIALAEACSKDSQSAVARRVGYSAPTISAVLGNTYKGNMPKVEDAVRWQLIGETVSCPILGAIRKTECREWQDKPYAATSSHRVAMYRACRDGCPHSRISTETEETAS, translated from the coding sequence ATGACGATCGTTCCTAACGCCCGCCCGGTGACGGACTACCTCGCGAAGGTCAATACGGCCTGGGGCGACACTGCCCCGGATTGGGTGATCGCGCTTGCCGAGGCCTGCAGCAAGGACAGCCAGAGCGCCGTGGCAAGGAGGGTCGGATATTCCGCCCCGACGATCAGCGCCGTCCTGGGCAACACCTACAAGGGCAACATGCCGAAGGTCGAGGACGCCGTGCGCTGGCAGCTAATCGGCGAAACCGTTTCATGCCCGATCCTTGGTGCCATCCGCAAAACCGAATGCCGGGAATGGCAAGACAAGCCCTACGCGGCGACCTCGTCTCACCGCGTAGCCATGTATCGCGCCTGCCGGGATGGATGCCCGCACAGCCGCATTTCCACCGAAACCGAGGAGACCGCATCGTGA
- a CDS encoding regulatory protein GemA, with amino-acid sequence MTSAIPAIHAGFRQLGITEDEDKRAIYARVTGQSRLSLMKPAQQDAVLQELRRLGYSKIERRNNGKQRLSGKYAKKLQALWISMWNLGLVESRDDAALVSFVKRQTGLDQVRFLHHPVDAEKVIEALKAWMEREAGVSWTPPGKHDNAYFGRFGYKVAWAQWRLLYPGADRISRKGFDTFVASTTGAAGMWFEISDDQWVTVMNALGPRVRAARKVGA; translated from the coding sequence ATGACGTCTGCCATTCCCGCCATCCATGCCGGCTTCCGTCAGCTCGGCATCACCGAGGACGAGGACAAGCGGGCGATCTACGCCCGCGTCACCGGCCAGTCCCGCCTATCCCTGATGAAGCCGGCCCAGCAGGACGCCGTACTGCAGGAGCTGCGCCGGCTCGGCTATTCGAAAATCGAACGCCGCAACAACGGCAAGCAGCGGCTGAGCGGCAAGTATGCGAAGAAGCTGCAGGCGCTCTGGATCAGCATGTGGAACCTCGGCCTTGTCGAGAGCCGGGACGATGCCGCCCTGGTCTCCTTCGTCAAGCGCCAGACGGGTCTCGATCAGGTCCGCTTCCTGCATCATCCTGTCGATGCCGAGAAGGTCATTGAGGCCCTGAAGGCTTGGATGGAGCGGGAGGCCGGCGTGAGCTGGACGCCGCCGGGGAAGCACGACAATGCCTACTTCGGTCGGTTTGGCTACAAGGTGGCCTGGGCGCAGTGGCGGTTGCTTTATCCTGGTGCCGATCGCATCTCCCGCAAGGGTTTCGACACGTTCGTGGCCAGCACCACCGGCGCGGCCGGCATGTGGTTCGAGATATCGGACGATCAGTGGGTGACCGTCATGAACGCCCTCGGCCCCCGCGTGCGCGCCGCCCGGAAGGTTGGTGCATGA